The genomic interval CATTCTTCATGATGAAACACCCGAAGCATGTAATCTTAGTTCTTgtctatgtcgatgacatagtGGTAACTGGAAACAACTCAAAAGAACTTCATGCCTTCATGGCAAGACTTAATCAAACATTCTCACTAAAGGATCTCGGACCACTTCAGTACTTTTTAGGTATTGAAGTTTTTAGAGACAACACCGGAATTTATTTGTCTCCGGGGAAGTACAGTGCTGAGTTATTGCAGAAAGCTAAACTTGAAAACACGAAGCCTAGTGTAACCCCTATGACAGCAGGAAAACCCTTGTCCATTTCTGATGGAACACCTCTCAGCCAACCAACAATATTCAGGAGTGTAATAGGAGCTTTGCAGTATCTCAGTCACACTAGACCCGACATCTCCTTTGCCGTCAACAAACTCAGTCAATTTATCAAACAGCCGACTGATGTTCATTGGGGAGCAACCAAACGAATACTGAGATACCTCAAGGGAACAATGCACCATGGTCTTCACATTGCTCCTAGTGTGAATCTAACTCTTGTAGGGTTCTCGAATGCTGACTTGGCATGCTGTCCCAATGACAGGAAATCTGTGGCAAGGTACTGTGTGTACCTAGGAGACTCTCTGATTTCTTGGTCATCCAAGAAGCAAACTGTCGTGGCTCGCTCAAGCACTGAATCGGAATACAGAGCTCTTGCTCACCTTGCCGCAGAACTGTCCTGGCTGCAAGAGTTGTTAAATGAGTTGAATTTCAAGCGCTCCTCAGTTCCTGTCATCTGGTGTGATAACTTGAGTGCCAGTGCACTTGCCTCCAATCCAGTTTACCATGCAAGAACAAAGCACATAGAGATGGATCTGCATTTTGTCAGTGATAAGGTGCTTGACAAGAAATTGGAAATACGATACGTGCCCTCTCATGATCAGATAGCCAATTGTCTCACTCCAACTTGTTAACAGTTTCTTACTACCAAACTCAATGTGACACAGTCTCCATTTCGTTTGCGGGGTAGAGTTAAAGAAATTGAATTGAAAGAATCGAATGCGGGACATGAGAATGAGGGAATCccaataataattttgtaatcATTGCTGCATAACAACTTTCTATTAGAATTTGTTTAGGGTATATTCCTTTTACACGTGTAATGATTGTATTGGTACTCTGTACCTGTCATTGTAATACTCTTTCTCTATTTAATGAAATGCCCTGCTACTCAGACCTTGAGCTGAGTTTTCCAACAATACAATTTCTCTAAATCTTCACTAACAGAAGAGAATCTAGATAAATATTCAgcacaaataattaattgttcTGCACCagaaaaatcctaattagattACAATATAAGTCAAAGATTTGTGTGAACTTTGGCTAACAgttatttatgtaaaaaaaaaaaaagataaagaggtaaatatataaatatttatgtttagagACTCGTGGTTAAAACGAAAATAAACACAGAAAATTTCAATGCATACTTTCATTGTTGCACCGCCTTTTGTAAGCAGTAAAGAGAGGTCAAAACACTTGAATCAAGCAAAAGCTTTCATAGTTAAAGTGACCATAAAAGAAGTCATCTCATCCATTACAAGCCTCAAGTTGGCTTAAGGTGTTGACAAGATCAATTACAATGAGAATCATTCCCGGTGAGACTCTTAAACTGCTGGTCCTGATATACAACATTCACAAAAAGctataaaaataaactaaacaaGCTTATTAGCTCATAAAAGTATGGGGCTTCCTGTATTGCAAAGACATCTCCTTTACTTAGCACCTGTATGAGACAAATCAATAAATAGTTGATTTTTTCTTATGAGAAGATTATTAATGCCGAATTAGTTACAAACCTTCTAGGATAAATGGTCGGATTTGATCAATTTCAGGTGATTCAAGCTGCTGGTTTGATTCAATTTGATCAGGTGGTGGAGATTCTTTTGGTTGGTATTGTTCGACTTGGTCTGTGTTAAAAGGCTCAAGTTGTTGCTCTGGTTGGATTTTATCAGAAGGTGGAAGCTGAATCTGCTGATATTTGGGCTTATTTTTCTCCATGAGACGGTGTGTGATACAATACAAGAATAAAAGTATCCTACTTTGTGCCACCACTGTATCCCTAATGTGACTTTGTGCAAATGAAAGACGATCCAGTGcctgaaaaattattaatctcAACAGTTATATTTATCAAAAATGTATCTCAATACCTATATATGGTACAATGGAGACACATTGGGCCTATCCTATGGATTGCCTAAAAGAGCAGTCTCTACAATCTCTAACAGGCACATAGGCAGCAATATTATCATATGGGTACATGCTGCACGCTACAATTAAGTATTCAACTTTGTTATTTTCCCTCCCTTGTATTTCTCATGTGTATTGGTGTTGCAGCTTTGATCGTTATATAGAAACTAAAGAGAGGAGAAAAAAACTTATGTGAATATAGCACCCCCACTGCACAAGATAAATGCCCATATTCTACAAATGTTTCTTTTTGCGGAACTGTCTTTTGACTGAACGAATAAAAATGATATTGCTGTAAGTTTAAATATGAAAAGTAcccttttttctttcaaaaaaaaaataatgggaGAGGACAGACTATATTGATGCAAGTTCAATCACTTAGGACTCAATTTCATCATTCAAGCGTACCTGTTCTCCAGTTTGAATATCATAGGAATGTTGATGATCAAATTCAAGACCTCTAAATTCATTGATGCAAAAACCTTCAAAGGCCCTGGAAGTTTGCAAAGAACTATGCTGTCATTGAAGGGcaggaaaaggaaaaaaaaatacaaactacAGCTATCACCAAAGCACTCTATATATTGTTTTTCTGTAATGGGGTCATCACTTTTTTACCATCTTATAAGTGAAATACGAGGAATCCATCGAAAGATGATTGGCGTATTTTCTGCATTGACATAGTAGCCTCCAAAAACAATGAAAACAGTCATAAGAGAGGGACCCACTGCCATTGCTGCTTCAGTTGTTGGAACCATAGCCCCAACAGTAAGGCCCATGGCTGATGCAGCAAAAGATTCTACAGTCACAATGCCACAGAACTTCCCGAACCTGTATGATCAAGAAGCTACAAGTTAGTAACATCCGCACTTTTGATTACCAAGTAGAAGTTCACTATAAGTTATGGCATACTTTCTCTAGGAAAATTTTACTGAGGGAACCAAAGCCTCATTTCAAcctaattaaactaacatattTATTCTTGCAGCAATAAGGTATGTATGCATTTggtttcatcaatatttctgCAATATAGGACTGAAAATGGTCTTTGTTGATCTTGCAAATAAAAGTTGTTAAATTGCATTCTTTATAATCTAAACTCTACTTAATCAAAATTTCTAAAGaacgctttttttttttctcttttgagTGCTAAATCAATGTCCTGTGACTATTCTAATTGTAGCAAAATGCAAGTATACACCCATTAAtatttaaagtttaaaaaaattagactgcTGTATCAGTATCAGAAAATGCAGTAGTAACACCAGGATACCTAGAAAAAGTAGGGTGAAGACGAGCCATAGGGTATAACACAGCTCCAAACATCAATGGAAAAGCTGCTCCAACaggtatttcagccaacaactTAGAAACCAGGTAAGGTCCCAAAGCATAACACCCCTTTGCACGCTCTCTGTCCACTATTGCACGCTCCTTGGGGAAAACTCCCACAGTCTTTGTGAGAGCAGCCATTGCGGTGTTTATTGCAGCAACCTGAAAATTACCAACTAAACTTACAATTCATCTATGAGACAAATCCATTTAAAGCAAATATACAGGCGCTTTCACAacttaaaacaataaataaacaaactttGACCAGGAATAAATTGCAGAGCCTATGACTATTTCGACACATGTATATAAGAATTATTAAAATGCACAGCCTAGAGGAAAGTATAGTTAAAGAGTCATATTCATTGTTTGACACATGTATAtaagaattataaaaattaacagcCTATAGGAAAGTATAGGACAAGACAGTCATATTCACTGTGCGGAAATCAATTAATTTGCTCACCTGAAGCAATCCCATTCTGTCTTGAATTGATGTCTGAGATCTGCCCATTCTCCAAAAAACTGAGCCAAATATGATTGCTGATGCAATTGACATTCTTGCCCGAACTTTATTTGTTGGTCCATCACGGGAAGCCTAATGAGAtagataattatataagatgagtGAATCAATTCAATTTATTAAGGAATTGTTCGGTAAGGAGAATTCCATCTCATCCTTGTTTGGCAAGAGGGATAATGGGAGAGTCGAGAAAATTGGAAGGCTAGGAACCCTCTTGGGTCACGAGATAGTCCTCTCCTTGGAAGGATGAGAAGGGAGAATGAGGAGATTAAGGATAAATAGTATATTTACCTTCCAAAGAGTTTAACCAACTCCCCATCCCTCTCAATTTATTCATCATTCCAACTCCCCCTCTCTCCtccctctctttcttttttttgaaaaaaagagaaagaggtcACTTATATTAGATTGACCCCTCCCccgaaaaatattgaaaaatctcACTTTTGGCGGAGGGAAACCGTGGTAACAGGGTTTTAGcacaaaaaaaaactaaaacaaacagTATTCAAACAAGACACAAGCATATAAAGTACTATTAGTCAAAGCTACACAAAGTTCTCCAATCTCCACTCAAGTCTAAGAACGAAAAGTGCTCAAAACTCAAATACGTTCAAAAGATTAATCCATAATCTTTGCACAAGGCTGCACCCCAAAAACAGATGCACCACTTGTTCCCCACTTTTCTTACAACAAACACACCAACCCGGGGAAATACAAAGGAATGGTCGCCTTTTTTGCATCATaaaatgcatattaattttTCCTAGAGCCACCAACCACCCAAAGACTTTAACTTTAAAAGACATCTACTTTTCCATAAGGTCTTCATCCAAAACAACTCGCCAAAATTCTGATCTGACGTAATTCATTCATCATTCCAACTCCCCCTCTCTCCTCCCTTAATTTATTCATCATTCCAATTTCCCCACTCTCCTACCAACCATAGTTACAatagagcaaaaaaaaaaactacacatGCAAGTCAGCTCCCATAAATTATGCAACACTAGAAgaatactaaaacaaaaaataaatatagcaagttaaaatattaaaaagtagtCTAAGTATTGGTCTCCAATTTCCTCCGTGCCATACTAAGGATAAATACTGAAAATATGAGCAATAGTAAGAAAGATTGACCTGCATCCACGCACGTTTAAGGAGCAGGCTGAATTGTCTCCACCAGCTTCCCTTCTTTCTAACTATTCTTCTCCTTTCAAACTTTACACTATCTTTGGAGACGTCTCTTATTGCAATTGGAGTTGCATATAGAATTGTTGAAGATTGTTGTGAAAATGACTCAACAAGACCATCTATTCTCTTCTGAGATGAGTCAACACTTGCAGATGAACTATAGTCAATTGATATAAGATCAGCCAAAAACTCAGCGGGATTCACATGATCTGGACAACTGTATCTGTATAAACATAAATCATTCAGTCAGTATATTCAGAAATCAGTAGCCATGAAATCATAATGGTACAGTACAAGAAGTGCAACTTCAAAAACTGTTTCAAAGCCCAAAGTTTCTGCTTAATGATAAATGCAAGTAAAAAAAAACTGATAATTAAGGTGAtaacattattttaatttttaaagataaTATCTAATGCTTGTATAAAGCTGACCAATTATATGTAGAAAAAGAGTTCAGAAGTCATTTTAGACAACATGCACATGGATTAATGGTTCTAGATTCAAAACATCCAAATGAGATTTGGTGACATGAAACAGAATATAAGACCATCATATCCCTAACATAAAGATTTAATAAATATGCACATAATAAGCATTgaaaagaaatagaacaaaaagTATTAAGATAAACAAGGATTAGTGGAGAACCCTAATTTGGAGAAATACTCCAGTGGCGCATCACGTGCAGGACCAGCATAAACAAGTGCCCCCTCTGTTAGCAAGACAATATCATCAAATTTACTATACACCGAACTTCTGGGCTGATGAATGGAGCAAATTACAGTATGCCCATCTTCAGCAAGCTGTCGGAGATTTTCTACTACTTTCTCTGCTTGGAAGGCATCAAGCCCTGAAAGAAGCGCAGAGCCGCAGATAATCATTTTCATGAATCTCATTTGAAGAATCAGCTAGATTTCTGCTTTTGACAAGTTTAAATCCTCAAGAAAAAAGGAAAGTTTTCTGGGTGTCTATAAGGGACCAGAAACATTTtaagtaataaaaaaatgatgGCCACTTCCCTTACTGTGCAATGTCTATATAGTACTTATCtttaatgattatattttcagACTAGAAGTGACTTACAAAACTTATAGGATGCTTTTCATTCAAACAACATGGATTTCAGAACGTTAAAATATGACACAGtaacaaacacaattttaagaAAGTATACATACCAGTTGTGGGCTCATCAGCAAATATAACAGACGGGCTTGCAATTAGTTCGCATGCCAGAGACAAACGTTTCTTTTCTCCCCCACTAATTCCACGGATTTTGGCATCACCAACAATTGAATCAGCACAACTGACCTTTAAAAGattaacaaaatttcaacaaaatAAGCTTAAAGCCTCAGACATGACAATCAAAACTAACGCAAAAACAGTTCTTTT from Cannabis sativa cultivar Pink pepper isolate KNU-18-1 chromosome 4, ASM2916894v1, whole genome shotgun sequence carries:
- the LOC115712677 gene encoding ABC transporter G family member 7 isoform X1, whose product is MAGSGGKGVGQIVTGLGESGLGKALAAIAAAFLFRMFSGPGPALLPENCADDDDIDDQSDFDGGHTGKVVPVTIRWRSITCSLSDKSSKSVRFLLKNVEGEAKPGRLLAIMGPSGSGKTTLLNILAGQLTASPRLHLSGLLEVNGNPSMKKTYKFAFVRQEDLFFSQLTVRETLSLAAELQLPEITTVEARDEYVNNLLFKIGLVSCADSIVGDAKIRGISGGEKKRLSLACELIASPSVIFADEPTTGLDAFQAEKVVENLRQLAEDGHTVICSIHQPRSSVYSKFDDIVLLTEGALVYAGPARDAPLEYFSKLGYSCPDHVNPAEFLADLISIDYSSSASVDSSQKRIDGLVESFSQQSSTILYATPIAIRDVSKDSVKFERRRIVRKKGSWWRQFSLLLKRAWMQASRDGPTNKVRARMSIASAIIFGSVFWRMGRSQTSIQDRMGLLQVAAINTAMAALTKTVGVFPKERAIVDRERAKGCYALGPYLVSKLLAEIPVGAAFPLMFGAVLYPMARLHPTFSRFGKFCGIVTVESFAASAMGLTVGAMVPTTEAAMAVGPSLMTVFIVFGGYYVNAENTPIIFRWIPRISLIRWAFEGFCINEFRGLEFDHQHSYDIQTGEQALDRLSFAQSHIRDTVVAQSRILLFLYCITHRLMEKNKPKYQQIQLPPSDKIQPEQQLEPFNTDQVEQYQPKESPPPDQIESNQQLESPEIDQIRPFILEGPAV
- the LOC115712677 gene encoding ABC transporter G family member 7 isoform X2; the protein is MAGSGGKGVGQIVTGLGESGLGKALAAIAAAFLFRMFSGPGPALLPENCADDDDIDDQSDFDGGHTGKVVPVTIRWRSITCSLSDKSSKSVRFLLKNVEGEAKPGRLLAIMGPSGSGKTTLLNILAGQLTASPRLHLSGLLEVNGNPSMKKTYKFAFVRQEDLFFSQLTVRETLSLAAELQLPEITTVEARDEYVNNLLFKIGLVSCADSIVGDAKIRGISGGEKKRLSLACELIASPSVIFADEPTTGLDAFQAEKVVENLRQLAEDGHTVICSIHQPRSSVYSKFDDIVLLTEGALVYAGPARDAPLEYFSKLGYSCPDHVNPAEFLADLISIDYSSSASVDSSQKRIDGLVESFSQQSSTILYATPIAIRDVSKDSVKFERRRIVRKKGSWWRQFSLLLKRAWMQASRDGPTNKVRARMSIASAIIFGSVFWRMGRSQTSIQDRMGLLQVAAINTAMAALTKTVGVFPKERAIVDRERAKGCYALGPYLVSKLLAEIPVGAAFPLMFGAVLYPMARLHPTFSRFGKFCGIVTVESFAASAMGLTVGAMVPTTEAAMAVGPSLMTVFIVFGGYYVNAENTPIIFRWIPRISLIRWAFEGFCINEFRGLEFDHQHSYDIQTGEQALDRLSFAQSHIRDTVVAQSRILLFLYCITHRLMEKNKPKYQQIQLPPSDKIQPEQQLEPFNTDQVEQYQPKESPPPDQIESNQQLESPEIDQIRPFILEGAK